DNA from Pomacea canaliculata isolate SZHN2017 linkage group LG9, ASM307304v1, whole genome shotgun sequence:
ATATATCACTTATAATGAATTCAAATGtgcaatatacatatataattttttttcaaaaacttaaaaaaaccaGCATCACCGGAATagcattattaaataaaagataaattacaCCCGCACAATGAGTCACGCATTTTGCTTACTTAGAATATTTACGTTGAAACCTTCATTGAACAGGCTTCTCTTCTGAATGGACATTTGTTACCAAATATGCCTAAATCagacaagacaagtttattataaTCCTCAGCGGAAATACATTTGTCCACATCAGGGGCATAAAATCCTACACATACTTCAACATTCCCATACTACCACACACTTACTCAGTCCACGTAAATATGAGGAAATCTACCCCAAGATATGACAGTATTCATTCATGTGTAGACCCCTAGCGACACACAAAAGCAATATTTCTGTCATAGTAAGAGTAAACCGCTAAACAGCCACCACATGGCATCATCTTGAAATCAAGgttacaatttattttcctgATGCACAGCTTAAGATGGAAACCATCATGACCAGCAGCTATTCTACTTCGAACTAAGAGCCTGAAAATAATCTTCTAGCCCTTTTGTTACAACGTATTTGACCATGCCAGTTTGAAAAACGATATCttaaacaacaggaaaaaattcAATTTTCGTGACATTTAATTcctgatattaaaatattttcctctcaGCATTTTCCGCTCCAGAAGAATGTACAAGGACTATCACCAGCTGATggagtcagagagagagagaggaatgatGCAGAAAGAAAGATACACAAGATAACAAGTACACCGAGGAAAATACTAATAGCGAGGACAGGATGAACCTAAATCAGAccgaggtcagaggtcagacgGTAAAGAGCTGCGATGGGACCTACAGACAAAAAATAAGCAAGATGTAAAAGAATGTTAATGTGTAGAGAAAACGCTGCTCTGGTCACGTGTTCTGATAGACACTATACTGACGTTTGTACTCTTGTGCTGCCTGGTAACAGTATCGATACTGCAcctgttggaaaaaaaataaactcatcaAAAGCGgccttttccactttttttcgAAAAATAATATCTTAAGTAACGAAATGAAAACCTATTGGTTAAGTTTATTAAGCAAAGCGGCCGACAAGATAAATCtaatcttttgtttacttttggtaataactttttatataatatttccTTCAAGATGACTAGAAATTATAACATATTTTAGTCAACAAAGCTATCAGTAACAAGTTAATTGTAAGTTTGCGAGtctgatgtttatattttgtatacTTTCTCGTCACTCTACCTCTGAGGTAATCGCATGTTGTCTGACAGTTCGAACCTGTCTCACAGACAGGTAGACATCTATCTCCTGGTCATTCCTTGCCCGGTTGATGACGTCATACAGGGCACAGAACATGCCACTTCTTGTCATCCCGTCACTGAAATGACAGTTGTTCATGTGCTTTTGTGTAATTTGGTGTCAAAACGGCCTCTTGTTAATGTGTCTCGTTTTTTATTGGCGAAATTGGTTGAAATTTTCTTAagttgcatttatttttataactactTACGTATAAATGTAATTAGTTTAGTTTGAACAAATATTAGTTTTTACAACGTtagttaaaatatataaagttcCTATTGCTTAGTGTTATAGGAGTGGTGAACTGTAAATGATTCACAATGTCTAGGACAACTCTTttagagttttttaaaatttcttttgacaAATCGTACACACTTTTGTCattaaatacacaaaattattattaaattctttgCACTTCGGGGTGGTTCGAATAAGGCACCCTCTGTTACGGAATCTGAGGACACTAGCTGCATGAGGCAGTAGCCTCTATTTTCACCATCTTTAAAGGAAGGATACTTAAGCGATCTTTTATCTTTCACATCATTCACAAAATTCCAAGCTGACCTGCACTGAACAACTACAGGTGAGGGTTCATCTTCAACACGCCATGATTCGAGAATGTCTGTGAGCTGAAGAATGTCTGAGATCCTACTTGGGACTAGCTCTTTCCAGTCATCATAGTACAAAACTCGAACTGTTTTAGTCTTTAAGGCCTTtagtcaaaaaagaaaacatgtttgttattttttatacaACGCAATGTtctatattttgatgttttctgtgtaaataAAGCCATTGAGGGCCTTATGTTATAGTGATAAGAAATGTCAGGCTattcaaaaagaagaagagagcaaagaaaattaaaggaggaggaagatttttaaaaggaagattaaaataaatgatagtggcaatataaaaatattgatgaaaTCGAAGTGGATTTAATACGATTGATAAAACTGTTTGGTTAGTGATAGTAATTACTGAACTAGATTTTGTGATACTAGTAGTATTAAATAAGGTTAGAGACAATGAATTATATAAGATTAATGTAAGTTGATTAGATAAAATTAATAATGGAAGAgaattaataattaatcaatAATTTGTGAATTAAATTTACGGTAGTTGTATAGTAATCGTATTATTAGTAGATGTTCTTGTACAACACAAACAGTTCTCAAAAACCCTTAGTTAGGCAGGACTAGCGATGTTAAAGAATCACCTTTGTGGTGAGGGACAGGTTGTAGCAGGTGAGATGATCTCCAAGTGCAGAGGAAGAAGTTAAGCTGATGGAGTATGGCCCAGCCTTCAGTGTGTCCTTGTCTGTCTCAGGCCAGTAGCGACAATAATTCTAATGAAATAACGGGAAAAGTTATGGTTAAACGAAATTTCATATATGTAAACAGAATGAAACAAATCAAGTAATTTCTTCTAGAAACACCAGAAAATTACTTCccgtcattaaaaaaaattacgtcTTGGCGATGTCTTAAATGAAGTAATTACATTCAAAATCAAGACAACTTTACGAGCATAATATCAATAGCAAGTAAAGTACAGTGTGTAAGCCAGTTCACTAGCATTAGCACCTTCACCTTGACTGATTTACTCTGGTCTCTGTGCCCGAGAGAAACAATGGTGTTGACATCCCATCCGTCAATCATGCGCCACATGTCCACCACGGTGTCCGGCAAGGGAAGTTGAGTCAGAATCAGCCCTTGTCTCTTCCTAAACGActttaaagttaaaagaaagtGTTATGATAGAATTATCTTCTCTTATTAAAGCTCTGCAGTCCGTAGTACTTACTTTTGTCGATTACTGATTACCAAAAAGGTCAAGTTCTTTCCAGTATTTGGTACATCGCGCGTGTGTTTCATATAAGACATCCTCACGCGGTCATATATATATGATTCTTGGAAGGTTTTCTTTTGAGCAGACGTTAATCTGCAAGAAGCTTTGCTGTTTTGGTATTTTAACGACTTTGCAAATCAAGACATGTAAATAGTTCTTAAATAAGAACATCAATGACCACATACCGACATGTGGACGGCATTGATGTACTGGTTTCTTCCAGGTACGTAGCCCGTGAGATACACCAAATGATCATCGTCTAcaatatcacaaaaataaatcagcaaataaatacacaagttaatattttctatttatttatcatccagcattttaagtttaaagaattctgcttttttttacaaaataaataatgttttctcaCTCTTAGtcgtttttttctgctttaaaaactCTAATGTAAAGTTCtcccctttaaaaaaagcacCTAAATTAATCATTATAAATATTctaatttcattaaaaacatttgcgaCGACGctacaaaaaacattaaattaattttgtatttactgtCGTCCTttaaaaagagataatttttttatacctgGAAGGAACTCTTGACACTGGTTTTTGTGCATATTCTCTCTAGAGGCAGCAAGTGTATACTTCGGTCTTGCCACAAACTCTCCCATTTGACATACCATCTGTaaaaaacagttatttaaagtaaaaattataaaaatacaaagtacGCCAGCCTCCGTGGGTGTCTTTCGATTTCTTGCGTCAACAGAAAAGTATAAGATACTACAagtaattgtgtttatttataaatagttccgattaacaaaaacattaactCACCTTAAACTCTTTGTCTACCCGTGACTCCTTGTGGATGTTGATAGTGTCGGGAAATGTAAAGTCAAACTGGTCAAAGGTCATCCTGGTTGTCCGGCTAGTATGTTCTTCAAGAATGGCTTCATGGAGGAACTTGTACTGTTCCTGTAGAcgatataaacaaaaaagaaaaacaaaactcgtTTATTATGCTTGCATATAATGATTCTTCAACGATTATAAGTATCTGTAGCAGCTTTTATTattcaaagacagaaatgagCGCACGATCACGTGACTTTGGCTCAGAGTTAGCGCCACACGGTGTCTTACTTCCGTCTGGACCATGAGCATTCTGTCTTCACGTAGTCTGCTGACGATCTCCTTGATGTTTACGTCACGTCCACGTGACCTCAAATCAGAGGCGATGTCTAAGGCGATGTAAGTACCGGTACGTCCAACGCCGGCGCTGTTAccaggagaaaagaaaaaacattttatttggttcgaaattatttataaatgaattgGATTTCAAACTGCGTAAAATGCCAAGGAgctcaagaaaaaagaaacaaaaacaaaaaacctgaaaaagtaaaataaagtaatGATTTTAATGGAGAGAGTCCATACGATTATTTTACCCGAAAACGTATAGATCATAAGAATACAGTTACGACACCTGAAGAAAAACAGTGTCACTGGCATATCAGTATCAAATATAAGATTAATTACACCCGCACAATAAGTGACACTTTTTGGTATGATAAAGGACAGTCAGAGCTGTAAGTATACAAACACAAGAGCAGGCAAGCATGGGCAATTCTACAATATCGCTCCTTATATACATCCCCTCCCTATGTACTGGGGTTCTTGGGTGGTCTGCACCTCGTAAATAAAACTCATGGTTTTATTTTCTGCGGCCATTAATTACAACATTGTTAAAAAAGTACTCCAAAAATTTATAttgtagaaataaagaaatttaccTGCAGTGCACGACAGGTATGTCCCCCTGTGCACGTGCCTTGACGTAGCGCCAGAAGCTGACCAGCGAGTA
Protein-coding regions in this window:
- the LOC112572686 gene encoding receptor-type tyrosine-protein phosphatase kappa-like, which gives rise to MIKSTNTQEKCEEYWPPVGTTKTYGHVTVTALKTDTRADFIVRTFVLETKKGGDQRTVSQYHYLVWPDHGVPSTYSLVSFWRYVKARAQGDIPVVHCSAGVGRTGTYIALDIASDLRSRGRDVNIKEIVSRLREDRMLMVQTEEQYKFLHEAILEEHTSRTTRMTFDQFDFTFPDTINIHKESRVDKEFKMVCQMGEFVARPKYTLAASRENMHKNQCQEFLPDDDHLVYLTGYVPGRNQYINAVHMSSFRKRQGLILTQLPLPDTVVDMWRMIDGWDVNTIVSLGHRDQSKSVKNYCRYWPETDKDTLKAGPYSISLTSSSALGDHLTCYNLSLTTKALKTKTVRVLYYDDWKELVPSRISDILQLTDILESWRVEDEPSPVVVQCSDGMTRSGMFCALYDVINRARNDQEIDVYLSVRQVRTVRQHAITSEVQYRYCYQAAQEYKRQYSVYQNT